A single Paenibacillus kribbensis DNA region contains:
- a CDS encoding DUF3900 domain-containing protein — MNFQVDFLSFFVIQVDGKEGQGGKSYKHYATMDNYDYDESDVKKFLDGEFARISKRKVEKNPSTEQAPTKIGRFIVEPEHDLSSNPNFNMFARLRAAEEKEEFKNACDDLVRMYLDTSAVRGGALIIVQATLNTHSDDPFIFVLKCDFEPKIARITESSLVSEVEMAISARNMKSIMYPYMLEEGMNDEWELKIHQSSHARYFEDFLKFVTYEQSMPEIVNDHVMGFVQNYVETKWPDASNEERQQEERELELWAASEKRDLQGKWEPLQVVEAAQHIVELKPEIEVRFKLDDTAVRGLLSDFGAKLHITKLHDRYALIIEGDAFTFEKGFSPIELLQPESFETVAERLKEKRRQEAEDGDTPPW, encoded by the coding sequence ATGAACTTTCAAGTGGACTTTTTATCTTTTTTTGTAATTCAGGTAGACGGAAAGGAAGGGCAAGGCGGCAAGTCCTACAAGCATTACGCTACGATGGATAACTATGATTATGACGAAAGCGATGTTAAAAAATTTCTGGACGGGGAATTTGCCCGTATCAGCAAACGCAAGGTCGAGAAAAACCCAAGTACGGAGCAGGCCCCGACCAAAATTGGCCGTTTTATCGTCGAACCGGAGCATGATCTGAGCAGCAATCCGAATTTCAATATGTTCGCACGGCTGCGAGCGGCAGAGGAGAAGGAAGAGTTCAAAAACGCATGCGACGATCTGGTGCGAATGTATCTGGATACAAGCGCGGTACGTGGTGGAGCATTGATCATTGTACAGGCTACCTTAAATACACACTCGGACGATCCGTTTATTTTTGTGCTCAAATGCGACTTTGAACCCAAAATTGCCCGGATAACGGAAAGCAGTCTGGTCAGTGAAGTTGAAATGGCCATTTCAGCACGTAATATGAAATCCATTATGTATCCTTACATGCTGGAGGAGGGCATGAACGATGAATGGGAGCTTAAGATTCACCAATCTTCCCATGCCCGTTATTTTGAGGATTTTCTGAAATTTGTGACCTATGAGCAATCCATGCCGGAAATCGTCAATGACCATGTCATGGGTTTTGTTCAGAACTATGTAGAAACCAAATGGCCAGATGCATCTAATGAGGAAAGACAGCAGGAAGAGCGCGAACTGGAGCTTTGGGCGGCCAGTGAAAAGCGTGATTTGCAAGGGAAATGGGAACCTCTGCAGGTCGTAGAGGCTGCACAGCACATTGTTGAGCTGAAACCGGAAATTGAAGTTCGCTTCAAGCTGGATGATACGGCTGTGCGCGGGCTGCTGTCCGACTTTGGGGCCAAGCTGCATATTACGAAGCTGCATGACAGATATGCGCTTATCATTGAAGGTGATGCATTTACCTTTGAAAAGGGTTTTTCACCAATTGAGCTGCTTCAACCGGAATCGTTTGAAACAGTAGCTGAGCGGCTGAAAGAGAAACGCCGGCAAGAAGCAGAGGATGGTGATACTCCGCCTTGGTAA
- a CDS encoding amino acid permease, which yields MDLFRKKTGLLPHEESGSTGQLKRTMSAFDLTMLGVGCIIGTGIFVITGKAAAENAGPGLMLSFVIAGIACVLAALCYAELSSTVPAAGSAYAYSYIVFGEILAWVLGWDLILEYGVAAASVSSGWSAYFQGLLAGFDIHLPLALTAAFDSVKGTIIDLPAVCIIMLITLLLSLGARETVRFNFIMVCVKVGVVLLFIGIGIFYVKPANWTPFLPYGFSGVLSAAAIVFFAYLGFDAISTAAEEVRNPQRNMPIGIISSLAICTVLYIAVSVVLTGMVPYTQLGVSDPVAFALRFIHQDFVAGLISVGAIAGMTTVLLVLLYGQTRLIFSMSRDGLLPLFLSKVNAKTQTPIRSTWLVGSIIALASGLFPLQALTNLTSIGTLFAFAVVSVGVIVLRKKRPDLKRGFVVPWVPLIPILSALVCIGLMLQLHISTWIGFIVWLLLGLLIYFFYGYHKSLLNRKS from the coding sequence ATGGACTTATTTCGAAAAAAAACTGGACTACTCCCACATGAGGAAAGCGGATCTACAGGACAGTTAAAGAGAACGATGAGCGCCTTTGACCTTACTATGCTGGGTGTAGGTTGTATCATCGGTACCGGGATTTTTGTTATCACTGGCAAGGCAGCAGCAGAAAATGCAGGTCCCGGATTGATGCTCTCTTTTGTAATTGCAGGGATTGCCTGTGTGCTGGCTGCTTTGTGCTATGCAGAGCTTTCATCTACAGTCCCCGCAGCGGGCAGTGCTTATGCATATAGTTATATTGTATTTGGAGAAATTCTGGCCTGGGTGCTGGGATGGGACTTGATTCTGGAATATGGAGTGGCGGCCGCCTCTGTGAGCAGTGGCTGGTCTGCTTATTTTCAAGGCCTGCTGGCAGGGTTCGATATACATCTGCCCCTTGCTCTAACCGCAGCCTTCGATTCGGTCAAGGGGACCATTATTGATCTGCCTGCCGTGTGCATCATTATGTTAATTACGCTATTGCTGAGTCTCGGGGCAAGGGAGACTGTTCGATTCAATTTTATAATGGTTTGTGTCAAAGTCGGAGTTGTACTGCTATTTATTGGAATCGGAATCTTCTATGTTAAACCTGCCAACTGGACGCCATTTTTGCCTTATGGATTTTCCGGTGTTCTAAGTGCAGCAGCCATCGTATTTTTCGCTTATCTGGGCTTCGATGCCATCTCAACCGCTGCCGAAGAGGTACGCAATCCGCAGCGGAACATGCCAATTGGCATTATTTCTTCGTTGGCGATCTGTACGGTACTGTATATAGCGGTTTCGGTCGTATTAACAGGAATGGTGCCTTACACGCAGCTGGGGGTAAGCGATCCTGTTGCGTTTGCCCTGCGCTTTATTCATCAGGACTTTGTGGCAGGATTGATTTCAGTCGGTGCGATTGCAGGGATGACTACTGTACTGCTGGTGCTGCTGTATGGTCAGACACGGTTAATTTTCTCCATGTCACGTGATGGACTTTTACCGCTATTTTTGTCTAAAGTAAATGCCAAAACTCAAACACCGATTCGAAGCACCTGGCTGGTCGGCAGCATTATTGCCTTGGCTAGTGGATTGTTTCCGTTACAGGCACTGACTAATCTGACGAGCATTGGAACCCTGTTCGCTTTTGCAGTCGTATCGGTGGGAGTTATCGTTCTTCGTAAGAAACGGCCGGATTTGAAAAGAGGATTTGTCGTGCCATGGGTTCCGTTGATTCCGATTTTGAGTGCTCTCGTGTGTATCGGTCTGATGCTCCAGCTTCATATTAGTACGTGGATCGGATTCATCGTGTGGCTCCTGCTCGGGCTGCTGATTTACTTCTTTTATGGATATCACAAAAGCTTGTTGAATCGTAAATCTTGA
- a CDS encoding L-lactate dehydrogenase encodes MSLKPYKRSRVAIVGMGAVGTTTGYTLLLRQRMSELVFIDVNVKKAKGEMLDMNHGLPFLGGVKVWAGDYEDCRDADIIIVTAGASQKPGETRIDLLKRNAEIFESIIDNIVKVNTHGILLIATNPVDILSYISWKRSGWPSSRVIGSGTLLDSARFRYLIGKQKGIDPRSIHAHIIGEHGDSELPVWSTANVAGTPLELNEDTKNEIFENTKNAAYEIIDAKGATSYAIGLALDRIVAAILGDEGSVLNVSTLLEDYNGVSDVYLGVPSIVDHNGVREILDLPLNDEERARLLQSADKLKDQISKVHL; translated from the coding sequence ATGAGCTTAAAACCTTACAAACGAAGCAGAGTGGCCATTGTCGGCATGGGAGCAGTCGGCACAACGACCGGTTATACCCTGCTGCTACGCCAACGCATGTCAGAACTTGTCTTTATTGATGTCAACGTCAAAAAGGCGAAGGGGGAAATGCTCGATATGAATCATGGGCTTCCTTTTCTCGGCGGTGTCAAAGTATGGGCCGGTGATTATGAAGATTGCCGTGATGCGGACATCATTATTGTTACAGCAGGTGCTTCACAAAAACCGGGAGAAACACGTATTGATCTGCTCAAGCGTAATGCCGAAATTTTTGAAAGCATCATTGATAATATCGTTAAGGTGAACACACACGGCATATTGCTGATTGCAACCAATCCGGTAGATATTCTCTCCTACATCTCCTGGAAACGCAGCGGTTGGCCTTCAAGCAGAGTCATCGGCTCAGGTACGCTATTGGACAGCGCGCGCTTCCGCTATTTGATCGGTAAGCAAAAAGGTATAGATCCACGCAGTATCCATGCTCATATTATTGGTGAACATGGTGACTCCGAGCTGCCTGTATGGAGCACGGCCAACGTTGCAGGAACTCCACTGGAGCTGAACGAAGACACGAAAAATGAAATTTTCGAAAACACCAAAAATGCAGCCTATGAAATTATAGATGCCAAAGGCGCAACTTCTTACGCCATCGGGCTGGCTCTGGACCGGATCGTAGCCGCTATTCTCGGAGACGAAGGGTCTGTACTTAATGTGTCCACCTTGCTGGAAGATTATAACGGAGTATCTGACGTATATTTGGGTGTCCCAAGTATCGTGGATCACAACGGGGTACGTGAAATTTTGGATCTTCCGCTCAATGATGAGGAACGGGCAAGACTGCTTCAATCGGCGGACAAGTTAAAAGATCAAATCAGTAAAGTGCATCTGTAG
- a CDS encoding SDR family NAD(P)-dependent oxidoreductase: MSFEGQVVIVTGAAHGIGKEVAFAYAAQGAKVVFADRNEEEGAAAAAVARNEGYQAIFIPCDVRKVEDIVTLIRTTEEEYGTIHTLINNAGVSKWKSPYELTVAEWDDILNTNVRSCFIATREAAKVMKRNPEGGSVVNMTSTRAFMSEPDTEAYAASKGAIAALTHAMAISLGKDGIQVNCISPGWIETGDYGQLRVEDHRQHPSGRVGTPKDIARACLYLTQPGNDFVTGTNLVVDGGMTRKMIYEP, from the coding sequence GTGTCATTTGAAGGACAAGTTGTTATTGTGACAGGAGCGGCCCATGGAATCGGGAAAGAGGTCGCTTTTGCCTACGCTGCACAGGGTGCCAAAGTCGTATTTGCGGACCGTAATGAGGAAGAGGGCGCGGCCGCCGCTGCAGTGGCACGAAATGAAGGATATCAGGCCATTTTTATTCCTTGTGATGTGCGGAAAGTAGAAGATATTGTAACGCTAATTCGTACCACGGAGGAAGAATACGGCACTATTCATACACTGATCAACAACGCAGGTGTCTCCAAATGGAAATCCCCGTATGAGTTAACGGTAGCAGAATGGGATGACATTTTGAATACGAACGTACGCAGCTGTTTTATTGCGACACGGGAAGCGGCCAAGGTGATGAAACGAAATCCGGAGGGGGGATCGGTGGTCAATATGACCTCTACACGGGCTTTTATGTCGGAGCCGGATACAGAAGCCTATGCGGCGTCCAAAGGCGCCATTGCGGCCCTTACACACGCGATGGCCATATCCCTAGGAAAGGATGGAATTCAGGTCAATTGCATCAGTCCAGGGTGGATTGAGACCGGGGATTATGGGCAACTGCGTGTAGAAGACCATAGGCAACATCCGTCTGGACGCGTGGGGACTCCTAAAGACATCGCACGGGCCTGTCTGTATTTGACCCAACCTGGTAATGATTTTGTAACAGGTACAAATCTGGTGGTAGATGGCGGCATGACGCGCAAAATGATTTATGAGCCTTAA
- a CDS encoding MFS transporter: MLKNPYIRTIIASNALLNLGIWVRNFAILLYVTDLTQNDPVYVSLISVAEFAPIFLFAIIGGTFADRWRPKRTMISCDLLSAASIFIVLLALWYGSWQVLLLSTFFSAILSQFSQPSAMKLLKQQVEPEQLQGVMALFQSLMALFMVIGPVIGTFIYQHFGIFVSLSITGILFLISALVLTRIPQDERELEIDDHPTHFIQELKEGIRYVWNNRTLRTLGGTFTVIGLAVGLIQPLMIFVAIENLGQNKEFLQWPLMANGAAMLIGGGMIMGVAKKVQPQMLLVTGLLVSTLATFGVGWSHSIVLTMTLQVFSGLFYPCIHIGINTMMMKNAEAAFIGRVGGALSPLFSGMMVVGMSIGGTLKRESSLDTVYTVSAGLFLVGAMLLFPLLRDRQSVQAVVADDSE, from the coding sequence TTGTTAAAAAATCCATATATAAGGACCATTATCGCCTCCAATGCACTGCTCAATTTAGGCATTTGGGTGCGAAACTTTGCCATCCTGCTGTATGTAACTGATCTGACTCAAAATGATCCCGTGTATGTATCGCTCATTTCGGTAGCGGAATTTGCACCCATTTTTCTGTTTGCCATCATTGGGGGCACATTCGCGGATCGCTGGCGGCCCAAACGAACCATGATCAGTTGTGATCTGTTATCGGCCGCTTCCATTTTCATCGTGTTATTGGCGTTGTGGTATGGCTCATGGCAGGTACTATTACTGTCCACTTTTTTCTCTGCAATTCTATCTCAATTTTCTCAACCATCTGCAATGAAATTATTGAAGCAGCAAGTGGAACCTGAACAACTTCAGGGCGTCATGGCCCTTTTTCAGTCTCTCATGGCTTTATTTATGGTTATCGGCCCTGTTATCGGTACATTTATTTATCAACACTTTGGAATTTTCGTCTCATTGTCTATAACAGGCATATTGTTTCTCATCTCGGCACTTGTTCTGACTCGTATTCCACAAGATGAACGAGAGCTGGAAATAGATGATCATCCAACTCATTTCATTCAAGAGCTCAAAGAAGGAATACGTTATGTATGGAATAACCGTACACTTCGCACGCTTGGGGGAACATTTACGGTAATTGGACTGGCAGTCGGACTTATACAGCCTTTAATGATTTTTGTCGCCATAGAGAACCTTGGACAAAACAAGGAATTTCTGCAATGGCCGTTAATGGCGAACGGAGCGGCTATGTTGATAGGAGGCGGCATGATTATGGGGGTTGCCAAAAAAGTACAGCCGCAAATGCTGCTGGTGACCGGGCTTTTGGTCAGCACACTGGCCACCTTTGGAGTCGGATGGTCGCACAGTATTGTGCTAACCATGACACTACAAGTATTCAGCGGCCTATTTTATCCGTGCATTCATATCGGTATCAACACCATGATGATGAAAAATGCCGAAGCTGCTTTTATCGGCCGCGTTGGTGGCGCCCTCTCTCCCCTGTTCTCCGGGATGATGGTCGTCGGTATGAGTATCGGCGGAACACTTAAACGCGAATCCTCCCTGGACACCGTATATACCGTGAGCGCCGGCTTGTTTTTAGTCGGAGCGATGCTATTGTTTCCATTACTTCGTGACAGGCAGTCTGTACAAGCTGTCGTAGCCGATGATTCTGAATAA
- a CDS encoding ROK family protein, whose translation MKNKILVFDIGGSFIKFSLYFEDRFLTKGKVVTPRDSLESLIVALKQIHHQFIDESEGIAISIPGVVNSESGHMVHGGSLDYIRDINMIKVFEEAFGLPVSIENDGKCAALGEAWRGSLQGISDGVVLVIGTGMGGGIISQGKLLKGHHLSAGEFSFIRTNNEFTNNHEYMLGFQGSSVTLTKTVAKMKQLPEGSITGEKVFSLLEEGDQMVQSVFQAYCQNIATQIINLQSILDPEKFVIGGGISANPLLVITIKQELEKLYEHSLIDFVHANIEQSKLGNEANLLGAVYNYKKSHHIEM comes from the coding sequence ATGAAAAATAAAATACTCGTTTTTGATATCGGAGGCTCCTTTATCAAGTTTAGTTTATATTTCGAGGATCGCTTTTTAACAAAGGGGAAAGTGGTAACGCCCAGGGATTCACTGGAAAGCCTTATAGTCGCTTTGAAACAAATACACCATCAGTTTATAGATGAAAGTGAAGGTATAGCCATAAGTATACCGGGGGTCGTAAATTCAGAAAGTGGTCATATGGTGCATGGTGGCTCCTTGGATTATATACGTGACATCAATATGATTAAAGTTTTTGAAGAGGCGTTTGGCCTTCCCGTATCGATTGAAAATGATGGGAAATGTGCTGCACTTGGGGAAGCATGGCGCGGCTCATTACAGGGAATTTCTGATGGTGTTGTCTTGGTCATTGGAACAGGGATGGGAGGCGGAATCATCTCTCAGGGGAAATTGCTGAAAGGTCATCATTTATCTGCAGGGGAGTTTTCTTTCATTCGAACGAACAATGAATTCACGAACAACCATGAATATATGCTTGGTTTCCAGGGAAGCAGTGTAACCTTAACCAAAACTGTCGCAAAAATGAAGCAGCTTCCTGAAGGCTCTATTACAGGTGAAAAGGTATTCTCCCTCCTCGAAGAGGGGGATCAAATGGTTCAATCTGTTTTTCAAGCATATTGCCAGAATATAGCCACCCAAATCATCAATCTTCAATCCATCCTTGACCCTGAAAAGTTTGTTATTGGAGGCGGTATCTCTGCAAATCCGCTGCTCGTCATTACGATTAAGCAGGAATTAGAGAAGCTTTATGAGCATTCTCTAATTGATTTTGTTCATGCCAATATTGAACAAAGCAAGCTAGGTAATGAAGCCAATTTGCTTGGTGCTGTTTATAATTACAAAAAGTCACATCATATAGAGATGTAA
- a CDS encoding YCF48-related protein, whose protein sequence is MKLRWRALLGGIMLLTGILLTACSSEPPKTVTQPPVEEPDDQGQTITINPPLTPQVGDPNAKYVVQTRIADFHLIDNNKGLVWGVTRNELRLYYTHDGGKTWNNISPSENVQFQDKLEYGKDISFTDSRHGWVVRQNLDKTATVILRTADGGQSWDVSALPNGEYVSSIQYVNPSTGWIMAYVNLNERDQQKLLYHTTDGGATWKKIAQSSGMISGVSGSGLPDQGSVAGMSFSSGNQGFVAINLDSSVKLYRTLNQGKTWTPAVHRLQGCPQVQAEAQQSLQGSSSSYWVPVLCYGDNSTKYSGLFTADAGTQWNAVSLGLSSKSKSIIPGRTFLNEKEGWIITQTGMSRTLDGGKTWTSLTGNKVLASKLKDYPRSVKLRFVSSSVGWLLLERLDDKKSLLLKTTDGGANWRIL, encoded by the coding sequence ATGAAACTGCGCTGGCGTGCGCTTCTGGGGGGAATAATGCTGTTGACTGGCATTCTGTTGACTGCCTGCTCTTCTGAACCCCCAAAAACTGTAACCCAACCCCCGGTAGAAGAACCTGATGACCAGGGACAAACGATCACGATTAATCCACCTTTAACTCCACAGGTGGGCGATCCAAACGCCAAATATGTAGTGCAGACGCGAATAGCCGATTTTCATTTGATCGATAACAATAAAGGCTTGGTTTGGGGAGTTACCCGCAATGAGCTTCGACTTTACTATACACATGATGGAGGAAAGACCTGGAATAATATATCTCCTTCCGAAAATGTTCAATTTCAAGACAAACTTGAATATGGAAAGGACATTAGCTTCACTGATTCCCGTCACGGTTGGGTTGTCCGTCAAAATTTGGACAAAACAGCAACCGTTATTCTCCGAACGGCTGATGGAGGACAGAGCTGGGATGTGTCAGCACTGCCAAACGGGGAATATGTGAGTTCAATTCAATATGTGAATCCGTCTACAGGCTGGATCATGGCATATGTAAACCTGAATGAGCGGGATCAGCAAAAATTGTTGTATCACACCACTGACGGGGGAGCCACCTGGAAAAAGATTGCGCAAAGTTCCGGTATGATATCCGGTGTATCAGGCTCGGGGCTGCCCGATCAGGGCAGTGTAGCGGGGATGAGTTTTTCTTCCGGCAATCAGGGTTTTGTTGCGATCAATCTGGATAGCAGTGTTAAACTGTATAGAACTCTGAATCAAGGGAAAACATGGACTCCGGCAGTTCATAGATTGCAGGGTTGCCCACAGGTACAGGCAGAAGCTCAGCAGTCTCTTCAAGGAAGCAGCTCCTCATATTGGGTTCCAGTCCTTTGCTATGGAGATAACAGCACAAAATATAGCGGGCTGTTTACTGCTGATGCAGGCACACAATGGAACGCTGTGTCTTTGGGCCTGAGCAGCAAAAGCAAGTCTATTATCCCTGGGCGTACCTTCCTAAACGAAAAGGAAGGCTGGATTATAACCCAAACCGGAATGAGCCGCACGTTGGATGGGGGAAAGACGTGGACAAGTCTCACAGGCAACAAAGTACTGGCTTCGAAGCTAAAAGATTACCCTCGATCGGTCAAGCTCCGTTTTGTTTCATCTTCGGTAGGCTGGCTGCTTTTGGAGCGTCTGGACGATAAGAAATCACTATTGCTGAAAACGACGGACGGCGGCGCAAACTGGAGAATTCTATAA
- a CDS encoding endonuclease MutS2 yields the protein MNETTMQRLEYDRIKTRVSECAFSYLGKHHAASMLPITDIRTIRTRLNETNEALQLIRHGASVPIPSLEGMEYILHLLGTGYLFSERDFSHMAQFIRSCSQLIKYMNSKADAAPTVSAYASSMYGMEPLLSEIEKCIYSGQVTDIASKELAKIRKKITVTEERIKRKLDSLISRHRSIMQENMVSQRGGRYVLPIKKEFRKQVKGNVLDESGSGQTVYVEPAEIVSLQFDQSANMAEESKEEMKVLGELTALAESYTRELSINTETVGVLDFLLAKAKYAMTLDAVPVELNQDGIIDIHGARHPLMANSMVPLDFSIGQGYSSLIITGPNTGGKTMTLKSVGLLTLMVQSGLLVPVLEGSRMAVFEEIEVDIGDGQSIEHALSTFSAHIRNMIGILETAGSSTLILIDEMASGTDPGEGVGLSIALLEEFHRRQATVVATTHFSEIKHFAENTPGFQNARMEFDTETLQPLYRLRIGEAGESYAYAIALKLGMWNRIIERSQTISAGRTSRNTQKPFIMPPALDDEKAVIAPSVTKQKEPNHPAQTKPFALGDSVFVGYLNRTGIVCTTEDERGNVGILIQGQKLAINKKRLTLHIAATELYPDDYDLDIVLETKENRKKRKLLGRKHVPGLIIETPPED from the coding sequence ATGAATGAAACCACAATGCAGCGTTTGGAATACGACCGAATCAAAACAAGAGTCTCCGAATGTGCCTTTTCTTACCTTGGCAAGCATCATGCCGCTTCCATGCTTCCCATTACAGACATTCGTACAATCAGGACTCGTCTTAATGAAACAAACGAAGCCTTGCAGTTGATACGCCACGGAGCAAGCGTCCCTATCCCCTCACTGGAAGGGATGGAATACATTCTTCACTTGTTGGGAACCGGTTATTTGTTCAGCGAGCGCGATTTTTCTCACATGGCTCAGTTTATAAGAAGTTGCAGCCAACTCATAAAATACATGAATTCGAAGGCAGATGCCGCTCCAACTGTCAGTGCCTACGCTTCCTCCATGTATGGTATGGAGCCACTTCTGTCTGAAATCGAGAAATGTATTTATTCAGGACAAGTGACGGATATCGCCAGTAAAGAGCTGGCTAAAATTCGCAAAAAAATAACGGTCACTGAAGAACGAATTAAAAGGAAACTTGATTCTCTTATCAGCCGGCATCGATCTATCATGCAGGAAAATATGGTTAGCCAGCGTGGCGGCCGCTATGTGCTTCCAATCAAAAAAGAATTTCGCAAACAAGTAAAAGGCAACGTCCTCGACGAATCAGGAAGCGGTCAAACGGTTTACGTTGAACCTGCTGAAATTGTCAGCCTGCAATTCGATCAGAGCGCGAACATGGCGGAAGAATCAAAAGAAGAAATGAAAGTGCTTGGAGAGCTTACTGCCCTCGCCGAATCATACACCCGGGAGCTCAGTATCAACACAGAGACGGTTGGTGTGCTGGATTTTTTATTAGCCAAGGCTAAGTATGCCATGACACTAGATGCTGTGCCGGTCGAGCTTAACCAAGACGGGATTATAGATATCCATGGTGCACGTCACCCGTTGATGGCGAATAGCATGGTTCCGCTTGATTTTTCAATTGGTCAAGGCTATTCCTCGCTCATTATTACCGGTCCAAATACAGGTGGAAAAACGATGACTCTCAAAAGTGTCGGCCTGTTGACTCTAATGGTACAATCCGGATTGCTCGTACCTGTGTTGGAAGGCAGCCGAATGGCTGTATTCGAGGAAATTGAGGTAGACATCGGGGACGGACAAAGCATTGAACATGCGCTGAGCACCTTTTCAGCACATATTCGCAATATGATTGGCATTTTGGAAACGGCGGGCAGTTCCACACTGATCCTGATCGATGAAATGGCATCTGGCACCGATCCGGGAGAAGGCGTAGGACTCTCCATTGCACTGTTGGAAGAATTCCACCGCCGCCAGGCAACGGTAGTGGCCACGACACACTTTAGTGAAATCAAGCATTTTGCTGAAAACACACCGGGATTCCAAAATGCTCGTATGGAGTTTGATACCGAAACGCTGCAACCCTTGTACCGTCTTCGCATCGGCGAAGCTGGGGAAAGCTACGCATACGCAATTGCCCTGAAGCTGGGTATGTGGAATCGTATTATCGAGCGTTCTCAGACCATTTCTGCAGGCAGAACGTCTCGGAATACACAGAAACCGTTTATTATGCCCCCTGCTCTTGATGATGAGAAAGCGGTTATAGCCCCGTCTGTCACAAAACAGAAGGAACCAAACCATCCTGCCCAAACCAAGCCATTTGCGCTTGGCGATAGTGTTTTTGTAGGCTACCTCAATCGGACTGGAATCGTATGTACAACAGAGGATGAACGAGGGAATGTGGGAATTTTGATCCAAGGCCAAAAGCTGGCCATTAACAAAAAGAGGCTCACGCTTCACATTGCTGCTACTGAATTGTATCCTGACGACTATGATCTGGACATTGTTTTAGAAACCAAGGAAAACCGCAAAAAACGGAAGCTTCTAGGCCGTAAACATGTCCCGGGTCTGATCATTGAAACGCCTCCAGAAGATTAA
- a CDS encoding MATE family efflux transporter: protein MADSFFIARLGLLSINAVGVTNIYSLTYLGVFTAVSTAISVYVSRAIGATNLEQGRSAIWHGFVVAFIIGVLISIGSVIFAVPLLHIMGAYGELQVTALPYFCIVLGISPLIALFTAQSAAFRATGDTRTPLKVGLEMNVIHIIFDYILIFGIGFIPGFGLAGAAWAMVLARLYASLRLWWKSRKVEAISLLKQDLRIQVSFLANMMKFAIPVAFERLSMRLGQVVYFGLIVRMGVETYAAHNIAGTLTVFASTVGSGFAIAASVTIGQAIGSKNDSAVQSYRRWSYIQSAVSMTVITALLCIFSPWIWLNVYR, encoded by the coding sequence GTGGCTGACTCATTTTTTATTGCGAGGCTCGGGCTGCTTTCCATAAATGCCGTTGGAGTGACAAATATTTATAGTTTGACGTACCTTGGCGTATTCACCGCAGTTTCCACTGCGATATCTGTTTATGTATCCCGAGCCATTGGTGCTACAAATTTGGAGCAAGGACGTTCGGCTATTTGGCATGGTTTCGTGGTTGCTTTTATTATAGGGGTACTGATCTCCATAGGGTCGGTCATTTTTGCTGTACCCCTTTTGCATATCATGGGGGCTTATGGAGAATTGCAAGTGACTGCTTTACCGTATTTTTGTATAGTGCTAGGAATTTCACCGTTAATAGCATTATTTACTGCTCAATCGGCAGCATTTCGTGCTACAGGAGATACGAGAACGCCTCTTAAAGTTGGACTAGAGATGAATGTGATTCACATTATTTTTGACTACATTCTGATTTTTGGAATTGGATTTATACCCGGATTTGGTTTAGCAGGTGCAGCGTGGGCTATGGTACTTGCCCGGTTGTATGCGTCTTTACGTCTGTGGTGGAAGTCCAGAAAGGTCGAAGCCATTTCGCTATTAAAACAAGACCTAAGAATACAGGTATCATTCTTGGCAAACATGATGAAGTTCGCTATACCCGTTGCCTTTGAACGATTATCCATGAGACTTGGGCAAGTCGTTTATTTTGGCCTAATTGTAAGAATGGGTGTTGAAACATATGCCGCGCATAACATTGCGGGTACACTGACGGTATTCGCATCAACCGTTGGTTCAGGTTTTGCCATAGCAGCCAGCGTAACAATTGGACAAGCAATCGGGAGCAAAAATGATTCTGCTGTACAATCCTACAGACGATGGAGTTATATCCAGTCTGCTGTTTCTATGACGGTTATTACCGCTTTGCTTTGCATCTTTTCGCCTTGGATTTGGCTTAATGTTTACCGATAA
- a CDS encoding DUF2500 domain-containing protein — protein MGFESLWMFDWLGTVLPVFFVVVLGIVVLSAGREVMEWHRNKRQPVLTVGSRITARRTHLQQRRQEEQGTRTYTFYYLTFEVESGDRMEFKVTGEEYGQCAEGDEGRLTFQGTRYIGFQRLNRYSLEQVKM, from the coding sequence ATGGGATTTGAGTCATTATGGATGTTCGATTGGCTGGGTACGGTACTGCCCGTTTTTTTCGTAGTCGTGTTAGGCATTGTCGTGTTGTCTGCGGGCAGAGAAGTCATGGAGTGGCACCGAAATAAAAGGCAGCCTGTATTGACAGTTGGTTCCCGAATTACGGCCAGAAGGACACATCTCCAGCAGAGGCGGCAGGAGGAGCAAGGGACTCGTACCTATACTTTCTATTACTTAACCTTTGAAGTGGAGAGCGGCGACCGAATGGAGTTTAAGGTAACAGGAGAAGAATACGGTCAATGTGCCGAAGGGGATGAGGGTCGGCTTACCTTTCAGGGTACACGATATATCGGATTTCAACGTCTGAATCGCTATAGCCTGGAACAGGTTAAAATGTGA